Proteins from one Armatimonadota bacterium genomic window:
- the murJ gene encoding murein biosynthesis integral membrane protein MurJ produces MPPMQMTPPDSSDPKGSGSATGRPLVRRSIAGATAIMMAGILGSRILALIRDRVIAHQFGQGFATDTYNGAFTVPDLIFFLIAGGAFSSAFIPVFSEYVEKGKEREAWQIFSVVASIMGIVVAGFIVLGEVYARRLVILTNPGYVAVPGKVEATVALTRILLPAQICFFLGGLMMGTLQVKHRFGPTVLGPLIYNTGIICGGLFLAHRFGVAGLCIGAVTGAVLGNLLLQWLMVRRMGGYFLFGALRRHWRHPGVRQVGILMLPVIFGLALPQVSTIIGKIFASRLGDGPQSALMNANRLMHMPLGIFAQSTAQAAFPTMAAQAARGELSALRGTVNYALRRVLFLTVPSSVLLYVLALPAVQTILQTGAFGLQNSQMAAACLRLFAVGLFAWSGHAIVTRGFYALKDSVTPVVVGTVVTAIFIPMNFVVLAVIGTAAGKHTQAVAALAGVTSIAAMLHMLTMLALLRRRLGGIEGGRLLASVSRIVLASAGAGLVCTGIRNALQRPLMAGRGSVTLHALALLVACSGAAIAVYAGLAFAFRMEETEVIRRIGAKLLRRRPAD; encoded by the coding sequence ATGCCACCTATGCAGATGACCCCGCCCGACTCCTCCGACCCAAAGGGCAGCGGATCCGCAACAGGCAGGCCGCTCGTGCGCCGCAGCATCGCCGGGGCAACGGCGATTATGATGGCCGGCATCCTGGGAAGCCGGATCCTGGCGCTGATCCGCGATAGGGTTATTGCACATCAGTTTGGCCAGGGCTTTGCCACCGATACGTACAACGGCGCCTTCACGGTGCCGGACCTCATCTTCTTCCTGATTGCCGGTGGGGCATTCTCCAGCGCGTTCATACCGGTGTTTTCCGAGTACGTGGAGAAGGGCAAAGAGCGCGAGGCGTGGCAGATATTCAGCGTCGTCGCCTCCATCATGGGCATTGTTGTAGCGGGCTTTATTGTACTGGGTGAGGTGTACGCGCGTCGGCTCGTGATATTGACCAACCCGGGCTACGTGGCCGTCCCCGGCAAGGTTGAGGCCACCGTAGCATTAACACGTATCCTGCTGCCGGCGCAAATCTGCTTCTTCCTGGGCGGCCTGATGATGGGCACGCTGCAGGTAAAGCATCGGTTTGGGCCTACGGTGCTGGGCCCCCTCATCTACAACACCGGCATCATCTGCGGCGGCCTGTTCCTGGCTCACCGGTTTGGCGTGGCGGGCCTCTGTATCGGCGCCGTTACGGGCGCCGTGCTGGGGAACCTGCTGCTCCAATGGCTCATGGTGCGGCGCATGGGCGGCTACTTTCTGTTTGGCGCGCTTCGCCGGCACTGGCGTCACCCGGGCGTGCGGCAAGTGGGAATCCTGATGCTGCCGGTGATCTTCGGCCTGGCGCTGCCGCAGGTGAGCACCATCATCGGCAAGATATTCGCCAGCCGGCTCGGTGATGGCCCGCAGTCCGCTCTGATGAACGCCAACCGCCTCATGCACATGCCGCTTGGCATTTTCGCGCAGTCCACGGCTCAGGCGGCATTCCCCACGATGGCCGCACAGGCTGCGCGCGGCGAGCTCTCCGCGCTCCGGGGCACCGTGAACTATGCCCTCAGGCGGGTGCTGTTCCTCACCGTTCCTTCGTCGGTTCTTCTCTATGTACTGGCTCTGCCGGCCGTACAGACGATCTTGCAAACCGGCGCATTCGGGCTGCAGAACTCACAGATGGCTGCTGCATGTCTTCGCTTGTTTGCCGTTGGGCTGTTCGCCTGGTCGGGTCATGCAATCGTGACGCGCGGATTCTACGCGCTCAAAGACAGTGTCACGCCGGTGGTGGTGGGCACGGTGGTTACCGCCATTTTCATACCCATGAACTTCGTGGTTCTGGCGGTAATCGGCACCGCCGCCGGCAAACACACGCAGGCGGTTGCCGCGCTCGCCGGCGTTACGTCGATTGCCGCGATGCTCCACATGCTTACCATGTTGGCGCTTCTTCGCCGCCGGCTTGGCGGCATCGAAGGTGGCCGGCTGCTGGCATCCGTTAGCCGGATCGTTTTGGCCTCTGCCGGCGCCGGCCTTGTCTGCACCGGGATACGGAATGCGCTGCAGCGCCCGCTGATGGCCGGCCGCGGCAGCGTGACGCTGCATGCGCTGGCGCTGCTCGTCGCCTGCAGCGGCGCCGCCATCGCCGTATATGCAGGCCTGGCATTCGCGTTCAGGATGGAGGAGACGGAAGTCATTCGCCGGATTGGCGCGAAGCTGCTGCGGCGCAGGCCGGCGGACTAA